Proteins encoded together in one Balearica regulorum gibbericeps isolate bBalReg1 chromosome 3, bBalReg1.pri, whole genome shotgun sequence window:
- the LATS1 gene encoding serine/threonine-protein kinase LATS1 isoform X4, with the protein MKRSEKPEGYRQMRPKTFPASNYTGSSQQMLQEIRESLRNLPKPSDAAKADHSMGKMLSEDHRQGRNPPKFVTYHKVLQEIRNSLLPFANETTSAVKGTSEVNRQMLQDLQAAGFDEDMVIQALRQTNNRSIEAAIEFISKMSYQDPRREQMVAAAARPVNAGTVQQSVNRKQSWKGSKESLVPQRHGPSLGDAVVYRSESPSSQPDVGRPLSGSGIAAFAQAHPGNGQRVNPPPLPQIRSVTPPPPPPRGQTPPPRGTTPPPPSWEPNSQTKRYSGNMEYVISRISPVPPGAWQDGYPPPPMNPAPISSSTPGQRGMSAVPIGRQPIIMQSSANSKFSFPSGRAGMQNGNCQTEFIVHQNVVSGNSVSRQPPPYPMNPTNRQSPTALQMQAGGSAPPSAYTNGNLPQAMMVPNRNSHNMELYNTNVAGIPASWSQPSPVQPQASPGNGHDVPTWQPNVPVRSNSFNNHHGSRQSHSSSSQPSATTVTAITPAPIQQPVKSMRVLKPELQTALAPTHPSWMPQPVQTVQTIPFSESPSANMAVMSSVAEAPNYQGPPPPYPKHLLHQNPSVNLYETGPKLNKEEPPILSKEDENEKNYECVDSTDKEKKQITTSPVPVRKNKKDEERRESRIQSYSPQAFKFFMEQHVENILKSHQQRLHRKKQLENEMMRVGLSPEARDQMRKMLCQKESNYIRLRRAKMDKSMFVKIKTLGVGAFGEVCLARKVDTNALYATKTLRKKDVLLRNQVAHVKAERDILAEADNEWVVRLYYSFQDKDNLYFVMDYIPGGDMMSLLIRMGVFPENLARFYTAELTCAVESVHKMGFIHRDIKPDNILIDRDGHIKLTDFGLCTGFRWTHDSKYYQSGDHARQDSMDFSNEWGDPANCRCGDRLKPLERRAARQHQRCLAHSLVGTPNYIAPEVLLRTGYTQLCDWWSVGVILFEMLVGQPPFLAQTPLETQMKVINWQTALHIPPQAKLTPEASDLIIKLCRGPEDRLGKNGADEIKAHPFFKTIDFSSDLRRQSAFYIPKIAHPTDTSNFDPVDPDKLWSDDDKEGNRNDTLNGWYKNGKHPEHAFYEFTFRRFFDDNGYPYNNPKPIEYEYGSSQNSEQQSDDDDDDEQAGRGVKNRDLVYV; encoded by the exons ATGAAGAGAAGTGAGAAGCCAGAAGGTTATAGACAAATGAGGCCTAAGACTTTTCCTGCCAGTAACTAtactggcagcagccagcagatgCTACAGGAAATAAGAGAGAGCCTCAGGAATTTACCTAAACCCTCAGATGCTGCTAAAGCTGATCACAGCATGGGCAAAATGTTGTCTGAAGATCATAGACAAGGCCGAAATCCCCCCAAATTTGTAACGTATCATAAAGTTTTGCAGGAGATTAGAAACTCACTTCTGCCTTTTGCAAATGAAACGACCTCAGCTGTCAAAGGAACATCAGAAGTTAATCGACAAATGCTGCAAGACTTACAAGCTGCTGGCTTTGATGAG gATATGGTGATACAAGCTCTTAGACAAACTAACAACCGTAGTATAGAAGCTGCCATCGAATTTATAAGTAAAATGAGCTACCAGGATCCTCGTCGGGAACAGATGGTTGCAGCAGCAGCGAGACCAGTAAACGCAG GGACTGTACAGCAGTCAGTTAACCgcaagcagagctggaagggtTCTAAGGAGTCTTTGGTTCCTCAGCGGCATGGCCCTTCCCTGGGAGATGCTGTAGTTTATCGCTCAGAAAGTCCCAGCTCGCAGCCTGATGTAGGAAGGCCGTTATCTGGATCTGGCATTGCAGCATTTGCTCAGGCTCATCCCGGCAACGGACAGAGAGTGAATCCCCCGCCTCTACCACAGATAAGGAGtgtcactcctcctcctccacctcctcgAGGACAAACACCTCCTCCAAGGGGAACTactcctccacctccttcctGGGAACCCAACTCTCAGACAAAGCGTTACTCTGGAAACATGGAATATGTCATCTCCCGTATTTCTCCGGTGCCACCGGGAGCATGGCAGGATGGTTATCCACCTCCACCTATGAATCCTGCACCCATAAGTTCTTCCACGCCGGGTCAGAGAGGCATGAGCGCTGTTCCCATTGGCAGGCAACCGATAATCATGCAGAGTTCTGCCAACAGCAAATTTAGCTTTCCCTCAGGAAGAGCTGGAATGCAAAATGGCAATTGTCAGACAGAATTCATAGTTCACCAGAATGTGGTGTCTGGGAACTCAGTGAGTCGCCAGCCACCCCCGTACCCCATGAATCCAACTAACAGGCAAAGTCCCACAGCACTACAGATGCAggcaggaggatctgctcctcCGTCAGCTTACACCAATGGGAATCTTCCTCAGGCAATGATGGTGCCAAATAGAAATAGTCACAACATGGAACTTTATAATACAAATGTAGCTGGAATACCTGCATCCTGGTCACAGCCTTCCCCTGTGCAACCACAGGCATCACCTGGCAACGGGCATGACGTGCCTACATGGCAACCCAATGTTCCCGTACGGTCAAATTCTTTCAACAACCATCACGGAAGTAGGCAGAGTCATTCTAGCAGCTCTCAGCCTTCAGCTACAACAGTAACAGCTATAACGCCAGCCCCTATTCAGCAGCCAGTGAAAAGTATGCGTGTGTTAAAACCAGAGCTACAGACTGCCTTAGCACCCACTCACCCTTCCTGGATGCCACAACCAGTGCAAACCGTTCAGACCATTCCCTTTTCTGAGAGTCCATCTGCAAACATGGCAGTTATGTCTTCTGTTGCAGAGGCTCCAAATTACCAGGGTCCCCCACCACCTTACCCAAAACACTTGTTACACCAGAATCCCTCTGTCAATCTGTATGAGACAGGACCCAAGCTCAATAAGGAGGAACCACCTATTTTATCcaaggaagatgaaaatgaaaagaattatgAATGTGTTGATTcaacagacaaagaaaagaaacaaattacaaCATCACCTGTTCCTgttagaaaaaacaagaaagatgaagaaagaagagagtcTCGCATTCAAAGCTATTCCCCTCAGGCCTTTAAATTCTTCATGGAGCAGCACGTGGAGAATATACTCAAGTCACATCAGCAGCGTTTGCATCGGAAAAAACAACTAGAGAATGAAATGATGAGG GTTGGATTGTCACCAGAAGCCCGAGATCAAATGAGGAAAATGTTGTGCCAGAAAGAGTCTAATTATATTCGGCTAAGAAGAGCTAAAATGGACAAGTCGatgtttgtaaaaattaaaactctgGGAGTTGGTGCATTTGGAGAAGTTTGCCTAGCAAGAAAAGTGGATACTAATGCTTTATATGCAACAAaaactctgaggaaaaaagatgtGTTGCTTAGAAATCAAGTTGCTCATGTTAAAGCTGAGCGGGATATCCTTGCAGAAGCTGATAATGAGTGGGTGGTTCGGCTGTACTATTCATTCCAAGATAAGGACAATTTGTACTTTGTAATGGACTACATTCCAGGAGGTGATATGATGAGTCTCCTAATTAGAATGGGTGTATTTCCAGAAAATCTGGCACGGTTCTACACAGCAGAACTGACCTGCGCAGTTGAAAGTGTTCATAAAATGGGCTTCATCCACAGAGATATCAAACCTGATAATATCTTGATAGACCGCGATGGTCATATTAAATTGACTGACTTTGGGCTCTGTACAGGTTTTCGATGGACCCACGACTCAAAATACTACCAGAGCG GTGATCACGCACGTCAAGACAGTATGGATTTCAGCAATGAGTGGGGTGACCCGGCAAATTGCAGGTGTGGAGATCGGCTGAAGCCACTTGAACGTAGGGCTGCACGTCAGCATCAGCGCTGTCTGGCCCATTCTCTTGTCGGCACGCCCAATTATATTGCGCCAGAAGTATTGTTACGAACAG GTTACACGCAGTTGTGTGACTGGTGGAGTGTTGGAGTaattctctttgaaatgttAGTGGGGCAGCCTCCGTTCCTGGCACAAACACCACTGGAAACACAAATGAAG gtTATCAACTGGCAAACTGCACTTCATATTCCACCTCAAGCTAAATTGACTCCAGAGGCCTCCGACCTTATTATTAAACTCTGCCGAGGGCCAGAAGATCGTTTAGGCAAAAATGGTGCTGATGAAATAAAAGCccatccattttttaaaacaattgatTTTTCAAGCGATCTACGGCGGCAGTCTGCTTTCTACATTCCCAAAATTGCTCATCCTACAGACACGTCAAACTTTGATCCAGTTGATCCAGATAAATTGTGGAGTGATGATGATAAGGAAGGGAATAGAAATGATACGCTTAATGGGTGgtacaaaaatggaaaacatcctGAACATGCTTTTTATGAATTCACCTTCCGAAGGTTTTTTGATGACAATGGCTACCCATACAACAATCCAAAGCCCATTGAGTATGAGTATGGTAGTTCCCAAAACTCAGAACAGCAGTCAgatgacgatgatgatgatgaacagGCAGGTAGAGGAGTTAAAAATCGTGACCTGGTTTATGTTTAG